One window of Gloeothece citriformis PCC 7424 genomic DNA carries:
- a CDS encoding ABC transporter permease produces the protein MKLLFKKAFVLLMTHYAHMLEYRAEIFLWALSGCLPLILMGVWIEASQSGDFALDSLQFARYFFAVFLVRQLTTVWVIWDFEREVVEGHLSFRLLQPIDPVWHHVARHISEKFTRLPMILLFILLFFWLYPKAIWIPNVINLFYFAVAVILAFSVRFIVQYTFSMFSFWTERANAIEQFWFLFYIFLSGMIAPLDVFPPLVREILFWTPFPYFVYFPAALLTDLPVNFIEGSLIIIGWGVIFFFVNRWLWRRGLKHYSGMGA, from the coding sequence ATGAAATTACTATTTAAAAAAGCGTTTGTTTTACTGATGACTCATTATGCCCATATGCTTGAATATCGAGCAGAAATATTTTTATGGGCGTTATCGGGATGTTTACCTCTTATTTTAATGGGGGTTTGGATTGAAGCTTCTCAAAGCGGTGACTTTGCTCTTGATTCTCTCCAATTTGCTCGTTATTTTTTTGCTGTTTTTTTGGTACGACAGTTAACAACGGTTTGGGTGATTTGGGATTTTGAAAGAGAAGTTGTGGAGGGTCATCTTTCTTTTCGATTGTTACAACCGATCGATCCAGTTTGGCATCATGTAGCTAGACATATTTCAGAAAAGTTTACCCGTCTTCCTATGATATTGTTGTTCATTTTGTTATTCTTTTGGCTCTATCCTAAAGCGATTTGGATACCTAATGTTATCAATCTATTCTATTTTGCTGTTGCGGTTATCTTAGCGTTTTCTGTGCGGTTTATCGTTCAATATACCTTTTCTATGTTTTCTTTTTGGACGGAAAGAGCGAATGCTATTGAGCAATTTTGGTTTTTATTTTATATCTTTTTGTCAGGAATGATTGCTCCTTTAGATGTATTTCCTCCTCTGGTTAGAGAAATTTTATTTTGGACTCCTTTTCCTTATTTTGTTTATTTTCCGGCTGCTTTATTAACGGATTTACCGGTTAATTTTATTGAGGGAAGTTTAATTATTATCGGATGGGGTGTGATCTTTTTCTTTGTGAACCGTTGGTTATGGCGACGGGGATTAAAACATTATTCCGGAATGGGAGCTTAA